The Petrotoga sibirica DSM 13575 genome contains a region encoding:
- a CDS encoding PAS domain S-box protein produces the protein MKVSLKSDKEDFNFFDLIGEKKRRDGKDVLYVLVRNPNQNFGLMSLDIFFPKEVIGNFPQAIVITDKNNKVLRVNKAFLKLTGYTLDEVIGKILTFGLQICTIKIFGEQMWQELKSKGFWSGRIIDRK, from the coding sequence ATGAAAGTATCTTTGAAAAGTGATAAAGAAGATTTTAATTTTTTTGATTTAATTGGGGAGAAAAAAAGAAGGGACGGAAAAGATGTTTTATACGTTTTGGTTCGTAATCCTAATCAAAATTTCGGATTGATGAGCTTAGATATATTTTTTCCAAAAGAGGTAATTGGCAATTTTCCTCAGGCCATAGTTATAACTGATAAAAACAACAAAGTACTAAGGGTAAACAAAGCATTTTTAAAATTGACTGGCTATACTCTTGATGAGGTTATCGGTAAGATCCTCACTTTTGGGCTTCAAATATGCACGATAAAAATTTTTGGGGAGCAAATGTGGCAAGAACTTAAATCAAAAGGATTTTGGAGCGGTAGAATAATAGATAGAAAATAG